One part of the Cyprinus carpio isolate SPL01 chromosome B12, ASM1834038v1, whole genome shotgun sequence genome encodes these proteins:
- the shbg gene encoding sex hormone-binding globulin translates to MNYLKEVVILLLTPYLILLCRRVSGEQISGKGVINLAHRQSKWTPLMQTSANLSDITSIRSFFEFRTLDPEGAVFYGDTKEGQDWFVLSLRDGIPEMQIGKADILVSVKGGRKLNDGAWHLLELRSEGKFVVLEVNNSVELIVGLHSKLAEDELTGKIRLALGGMLVDKQKLFHPFEPEMDACIRGGHWLNLSTPWDADSTWEPRPCFSEIKKGSYFPGTGVAVFNTSDLPGLKTEEAGITVEIFGSWTGTTLSLQSTGFEYVLRELEANKDVKEVQLGLKEGSESVAPPHEPATLTFNILKHSLVVNSKPKLETESLDFFSMWKNGMLLTFGGVPGDSEEAKNTHYLRGCLEKILVQGQVMDLDRALYKHTVVSSHSCPTEAMNELT, encoded by the exons ATATCTGGCAAGGGAGTCATCAATCTTGCACACAGACAGTCCAAATGGACTCCCTTAATGCAGACGAGCGCAAATCTCTCTGACATCACAAG CATTAGATCTTTCTTTGAGTTTCGAACCCTTGACCCAGAGGGGGCCGTCTTTTATGGAGACACCAAAGAAGGACAGGACTGGTTTGTGCTTTCACTGCGTGATGGGATACCTGAAATGCAGATTGGGAAAGCAGATATATTAGTAAGCGTAAAAGGAGGTCGAAAACTCAATGATGGGGCCTGGCACTTG CTGGAGTTGCGCAGTGAGGGCAAATTTGTGGTGCTAGAGGTAAACAACAGTGTAGAGCTTATAGTCGGTCTTCATTCTAAACTGGCAGAAGATGAACTAACAGGAAAGATACGTCTTGCTCTTGGTGGCATGCTGGTGGACAAACAAAAGCTCTTCCATCCA tttgagCCAGAAATGGATGCTTGTATAAGAGGAGGGCATTGGCTAAATCTCAGCACCCCCTGGGATGCAGACTCAACATGGGAACCCCGGCCCTGCTTCTCTGAGATCAAGAAAGGGAGCTATTTTCCAGGAACTGGAGTGGCTGTGTTTAATACATCTG ATCTTCCTGGACTTAAGACGGAAGAGGCCGGTATCACAGTCGAGATCTTCGGATCCTGGACTGGGACAACGTTGAGTCTCCAAAGCACAGGATTTGAGTATGTCTTGAGAGAGTTAGAAGCGAATAAAGATGTCAAg GAGGTGCAGTTGGGCCTTAAAGAGGGATCGGAAAGTGTTGCCCCTCCCCATGAACCTGCAACACTTACTTTCAACATACTGAAACATTCACTTGTGGTAAACAGCAAACCAAAGCTTGAAACGGAAAGTCTGGACTTCTTCTCCATGTGGAAAAATGGGATGCTACTGACTTTTGGGGGAGTGCCAG GTGACAGTGAGGaggcaaaaaatacacattaccTGCGTGGGTGTCTGGAGAAAATCCTCGTCCAAGGCCAGGTCATGGATCTTGATCGGGCATTGTACAAACACACAGTGGTATCATCTCACAGCTGTCCTACAGAAGCAATGAATGAACTCACTTAA